TCAACCATCGTTCACTTTCCCTTCGAGAGGTAGGTCCGGCATGAAGTCAGCGAGTCCGTTGGTGAGCCACCAAGTGAGGTGATCGCCGGTGAGGGCCGCGAGCATGGGGGACTGTGGATCTAACGGTGTTTCCGGCACTGACACGCTGAGTGATGCTCGGCGAGAAAGGTGCCGTGATGACGACACTGGACGATGTGGCGAAGAAGAAGGCGGCTGAGCAGTCCGAAGGCCAGAAGGCTGCGGTCGAACTGGTCCGATTGGCCCAGGAGCAGGGCTTGTCGCTGACCGGGCCCGACGGGCTGCTCAAGCAGTTGACCAAGACGGTCCTCGAGACCGCGCTCAATGAGGAGATGACCGAGCACCTCGGCTATGAGAAACACGACCCGCCCGAGACGGGGTCGGGCAACATCCGCAACGGCACCCGCACCAAGACGGTGCTGACCGACACCACCGGCCCGGTCGAACTTGACGTGCCGCGCGATCGGGCATCGACCTTCGAGCCTCAGATCGTCAAGAAACGCCAACGTCGCCTGAACGGCGTGGACGAGGTCGTGCTGTCGCTGTACGCGAAGGGCTTGACCACCGGTGAGATCTCGGCGCACTTCGCCGAGATCTACGGGGCGTCGGTATCCAAAGAGACGATCAGCCGCATCACCGACAAGGTGCTTGAGGAGATGAACGACTGGTCGGTGCGACCGCTGGATGAAACCTACGCCGCGATCTTCATCGACGCGATCGTGGTCAAGGTCCGCGACGGCCAAGTCGCCAACCGGCCGTTCTACGCTGCCATCGGGGTCACCCTGGCCGGGGAACGCGACATCCTCGGCTTGTGGGCCGGCACCGGCGGGGAGGGCGCCAAGTTCTGGATGAGCGTGCTCACCGACCTACGCAACCGCGGCATCAAGGACACCTTCTTCGTCGTCTGCGACGGGCTCAAGGGACTGCCCGAGGTGGTGGGCAATGTGTGGCCGCAGGCGATCGTGCAGACGTGCATCATTCATCTGCTGCGCAACACTTTTCGGCTCACGTCCCGCAAGTACTGGGACGAGATCAAGGGCGACGTCAAGCCGATCTACACTGCGGTCAACGCGACCGCGGCTCGGGCGGCGTTCGACGAGCTGGCCGAGAAATGGGGGCAGCGCTACCCGGCAGTGATCCGGCTCTGGGACAACGCCTGGGCGGAGTTCATTCCGTTCCTGGACTACGACGTGGAGATCCGGCGAGTGATCTGCTCGACGAACGCGATCGAGTCGCTCAACGCCCGCTACCGCCGCGCGATCAAGGCCCGCGGACACTTCCCCTCCGAGCAGGCGGCGCTCAAGTGCCTGTATCTGGTGACCCGATCACTGGACCCGACCGGTGTCGGCAGGGCACGATGGACGATGCGGTGGAAACCTGCCCTCAATGCGTTCGCGATCACCTTCGCCGACCGATTCCCGGCAGCCGAAACCTACTGATGAAAAACGCCGGAAACACCGTTAGCGAGATAGACCCGAGCATGGCGGTGATGCTGTGGTGGCGGTCCTCGGTGTGCATGATCCAGCCGTAGTCGGTGACGGGTGGCCGGTCGGCTTCGCAGTAGAGGTAGTCGTCGAGTAGCGTGGTTAGTTCGCTGGTGGTGGTGTGGGCGGCTTCAACGATCATTTCGGCGCGCTGTTGCGGGGTGTAACGCGTTGGGAGCACGGCCAGGTCGGTGTAGAGCTCGGCGATCATCGTGGTGAGCGCGGTGTGGCCGTGGTGTCCCCAGTCGGTGGCGATGCGGCCGGCGACCGCATCGATGCGAGCGGCGGCGTCGGTGGGCATAGCGGCGGGGTGGTTAGAGGCTGAGGTCATAGCCGGAGTCCTGTTCTCGGCTGCGGCTGCGGCTGCGGTCGAGGCCGAGGTGTCGGTCTAGTTCCCGATCACGTTGTGTGCGTTGGGTTTTCTGGTAGGTACTACGCCGGCGGGTGACCGCGTGCCGGTGTTCGGCAACCAATGATGCGACCAGCTCGGGCAAGTGCTGGGTGGGGGTGCCGGCCGCGATCTGGTGCGCGGTTCGGGCGGCCTCGTCGCGGCCGATGACTTGGCGTAGCGCTCGGGCGGCTTGGGTGGGGGTGCCACGGCGAGCGAGGTGTACTCCCTCGACGCCGGCCTGATTGTGGATGTGGTGGGTGTCGGCGGGGTCGCGTTGGTAGAGGTAGGCGTGGTTGGATGCGCGGCCGCGGGTGAGTGCGACGTAGGCCAGATTGCGGCTGGCGGTGTCGGCGAGCACGGAGTGGGTGGTGTCGGCGGTGACGCCTTGGGCGGCGTGCACGGTGACCGCATGCCCGAGCTGCACCTGCTCACGCAGGTAATCGTCACTGAAGACAGCCCACGCGCCGTCGCCCAGACGGCGGGCGGCGATCCGCGGGTGCTCGGCGGTGTCGTCGACTTTGACCACGCGCCAGCGTTGCCCGTTACGCACCGGCGCCCCGTTCAGGGTTTGGGTGCGGTCGTGGGGCTGGTAGACGGTGATGGTGGGGTCGTTGCGCCGGGTGAGCACCACATCCCCGGTGCTGATGTGGTGGTCGCGAGCTCCGGTCACCGTGGTGATGTCGCGCCCTGCGGCGGTGCGCTCGGCGACGGTCTGGTCGTGGACACGACGATTCAGGGCATCCGTCATTTCGACGGTGTCGGCCAGCAGTAACGCGTCTTTCCCGGCGGCGAGATCCGCTTGGTGGGCGGCCAGGGCGTCGGCGGCCATGGTGAGCTGATCCCCGCATGCCAGCCGCTGGTGGTCGCGGTACCAGTCGACCGCGCGGCGCACCGGCGCCGGCCCTCCATCACGCACCGCTAACGACGCCGCCCGTTCGGCCGGATCACGCAGACGCCACACCTCGGACAGGCGTTGAGCCCAGGGCAGCTCGTCGCAGAGTTGGGCGAACATTCCCCCACGGGCTTTGACCGGCTCGAGCTGGTGGGCGTCGCCGACCAGAACGGTTTTGGTTCCCGCGGTGGTGGTGGCGGTCAGCAACTGTCTCCAGTGGTCGGTGCCGACCATGCCGGCTTCATCGACGACCACCACATCGAAGGGCCCGAACTGCAGGCGCCCGTCGGCCACGCGGGCCAGGGCGCTGTGCATGGTGTAGCCCTCGGTGGCCACCCCTTCGGCCACGGCGACATCGACGGCTTTTCCGGTGGGGGCGATCACGATCATCCGCGCCGTCTGCCGGCGCTCGACGATGGTGCGCAACGCCCGCATGGAGGTGGTCTTTCCCGCGCCGGCTGGGGCGCTCAACGGCACCACCAACTGGGGTGTGGACGCGATCGCGGTCACCACCTGATGCTGCTGATCCGACAAGCCCAGCGCGGCCGCGGTGTGCTCCGGGCGCACCCACGCCATCGCCTGCATCGCGGTGGTGTCGACGAGGTCGAACACGCGGCGTTCCTCGGCCAAGATCGCATCGACGGTGAACCGCTCCGTGCCTTCGCGGTGATGCGCCAGCCGCGGCCCCGACAGCCGCATCCCCACCGCGTCCACCGCTGTTTCGATGAGCTGACGCGGCATCCCCGCGCCACTGGTGGCGGCACCGGCGGCCCCCGCGGAGTCCTCCACGAGGAGCGGCAGTTGGGCGCCGATGACTTCGACCAGATCCGCGCGCGTCAACCCCGCCTTGTCCGCGTGGGCCGCCATCGCCGCCACCGCGCGCCGATCCACCGCCACCCCACCGCGGCGCGCCGCGCGCGCTGCCGCGGTGCGCGCCGCCTGTTCCCGCGCGGCGCGAGCCTCCCGCTGCGCCGCACGCGACACCGCCAAACCACGCGTGTCAGCGCGCCACTGCGCGCGCAATTCGGCCCACGACAGCGACTCGGGTTTACGCGGTCGGGTGGCCTTCTGCGCGGCCGCCAACTGCGCCTGCGACAACCCCTTAGCATCGTCGACCAGCGTCAGATTTGATGCCGCCCACTCCCGCAACTGCGTGCTTCTCTGCGACCACGCGGCGATAGTTTTCGGGTCGATTCCGGCGATCTCCGCCATCCCCGTACGGGCATCCACCGGCCCCCACTCGATACCAGTCAACCGGTGCAATTCATAGCGCAGGGTGGCCTGATAAATGATCCCCGCTGCCCGGGCTTCATGGAACAAACTGGTGCCGTCAATCGACACCAGCCGGCCATCAGCCCGGGCCTGCCGATTCGGCACCAACACGTGGGTATGCAGGTGCGGATCCCCCGCCCGCGAGGTCTCATGCTGATAGGCCGCCGCCACCAAACCGGGCAATTTCTGCAGATCTTTTTCCCCCGTCACCGAGTTATGCACCCGGGTGTAGCCGGCATGGGCGGCCAAATATTCGAGCGCCTCACCGATCGCCGTCTGATGCGCCGCCGACACCGCTTTATCGACCACGTCATCGCCGAACACCCGCACCAACGACACCGACTTCGGGGCGCAAAACGTCAAATCAAAACCGTGCACACCGTGCTTACCGTGCGCGCGTCCGCACTCACCCGAGGGCGCCACACCCTCATCCAGCCAGCGCGCCACCACATCGGGATCCGCATCCCCACCCCCGCGCTCACCCTTGGTCAAACCGACCAAATCCGCGACCACCCGAGCATCACCGGCACATGTCCAGACCGGTGTCCGGGTGTCGCGTTCGGCGTAATACTCCGCCAACCCACCATTGGCCCGCTGACGGTCTTTCAGGGCATCACCCACCGCCCGCGCGGTGTCGTTGTAATAGTTCACCGACCACAACGACAACTTCGCCACCGTCAACACCGCAACCCCACTTCCGCGACGCCCGCTGCAACGAGCTAGGAAGCGCTGCGACGCGACGCCACCATAGCCTCGCACACCTTGTGCAAATGTGCCATGTTTATATTGTGGTTGGTGGAGGGTTTTGGGGCGGCGGTTGGGCTGGGGGTGGCTGCGGGAAGATTTGGGGAGCGGGAGCGAGGGGTTAGTGGTGGTGGAGTCAGGGTTGCTGGAGGTACTAGGGGCCAGTGGTGGCCACGGGGCGCAGCGGGTGGTGCGCTGGCTCGTCGAGGGCGCGCCGGCCGAGCGTGAACGCGTCGGCGTCGACCTCACCTGGCCGGCCGGCCACGTCCCCCTGTAACCCTGGTGAAGCGGGCGCGGTCACGGCGACCGTGCGGGGCGCATCGGGTGTATCGCTGGGGGTGCGGTGGGCTCGGCGGGACAAGATGTGGCGGATCTGTTCTTGGGCGGCGGTGATCCGGGCCGCCCGCGCGGCGTCGGTGAGCACCGGCGGCGCGGGCGCGGTGTCAATGCGACCGCCGGCTGTTTGCAGTGTGGGGTGCTGCACTGCCGGCGGTGCTGACCAGTCCAGTCGTCGCAGCCGGCTGGACAGGAACGCGCCGGGGTTGGTGATGTGGTCGGGCCAGCTCCAGCCGCGGGTGCGCATATCGGCGTTGAGTGCGTCGGTGATGGCCCGTGCCGTCCAGCCCTGGGGGTCGATACCTGCGACGGTGATGGCGTCGCAGATGGTGCCGATGTGGGCATGGTCTAGGCCGTGGGTGCCGGCCACCAGGGCCGCAGCAAGCTGTTGGGTGGCCAGCGGCCGCGCAGCGGCGCGCCGGGGCGGGCGCACTGCACGGGTTTTGAATCTCTTTCCCGAATCCTCGTCGGCGGGCGCGCCAGCGCGCCCGCTTGGTGAGTTTCTCCCTACGGGAGAAGAACAACCAACACCGCCTGACGGCGGTAGGTGGAAATCATCCCCACCGATACCCGAACGCCAAGGCTGGCGGGCGGCCGCCACCGGTGGCGGAATCCGGCGGGAAACGAGGTGGTACACCGAGGGTCGCCGCCCGACACTGGGGGTACCGGGTGAGCCGTGCCCGCGTTGGGCCTCCACGGCCCACTGGGACGCCCGCAAGACCCGCCAGGCGGCGGTCACAGTGCGCACATCACACCCCACCCGGGAGGCGATGGTGGCGCGGGTGACGGCCACGTGGCGGCCGGTGGCGTGATCGGCATGCTCGGCCATCACCGCCGCGATCGACACCAGCGTGGCCGCAGTGATCGACACCCGCTGCTCCGCGCACAGCTGTCCCAATGCCGGCGACTGCGCCCAGCGCCGTAGCCCCTCGAGCCAGCCGCTACGGCTAGTCCACATCGGGGCGCGCGGCGCACACGCACCGGCACGCTCAACCCAGCCGCGACGGCGTTCTTTCGCCAACGCGCGAACGACGTGCGGGGTGGGGGCAATGGCAGCGCCCACCGGAGCCGGCCACGTATTGCGTACCCGAGGCGATCGGGTGCTAAAGAAGTCACGATTTGCGCACTGACTGCGCGCTATCTCTGGAACGTTGAGCAAGCGTGCGCTACCGTGAGAGCTGTCCACCAAGACAGTCCCTTCGGGGAAATGGGTACGGAGACCCGGAACCGAGTTCGTAGCTCGGTTTGAACCTCCAGACGTGGCCCCGCCCAGGCGGGGCCTTCGTCATTCAGCGGGGTTCCGGACACCAGCTATTCAGATGTCACGTACTGGCCTTCGGCTGGTCGAACCAGCAGCCGCGGCGCGTACCGGTCACATCGCCAGCGGCAGAACCTCCTTGTCAAGTTCACGAATGAGTTCGGGGTGGCCAACATGGGCGGCCAAAACATCGGCCACGTACTGACCCATTGGGATGCCGCGTTGCGCGGCTTCACGCTTGACGATCTCGTAGACGACGCGATCGGGCCGGGTCATGATCTGCGCGCGATCGCCCTTATGTGTGCTGCGCCTTTGGGCCATGGGGTGAACTCTGCCAGCGATGCGGGGCGTTACCTGATAACGACACGCGGTTAGCCGGGCTGGCGTGAAACATGAGGTTTGGGCGGTTCACGGCCTTCGACTGGTAAGAGCGGAAATGATGTCAGCGACGGCGCGGCCGATTTCGGCGATGCCGGTGGTCGTGCCAGTCTTGTGGACGATGTAGCCGACCAGCAGATAGAACCCAATGAGGGCAACTGCGACGATGAGTACGGCGGCGGTCTGGGTGCTCACCGGTGTGCTCCCTTCGGAGATGTCGACCGGGAACCCCCTTGGCGGGGGTCCGGGGCCACGCGAGCGAGCGTGTCCTCTTCTTCTGGTTCGAGACGGCCTGAAATACAGGTCGAGGGAGAATGTGGCAGCACGGGGTGCAGCATCGAGTTGGGCCTTTCGACGACGTTGAAGGCCGTGCGATTCGCGATAAGCCCTCACTAGGGAGTACCTGTCGAATCGGCGTTTTCCGTCACCTCGGGAACCAACTCGCCCCTTCGAGGTATCGCCGCGCGGGGCGTGAGTTCTCTGCGTATGGCGGAACGTATATGCCGGTGACAGACGGATTTCGGGCAGCGGCGCGAAACACGGGGACGAAATTGGTCACTCGCTGAAGACACTGGGCGCTCCACACACGCCAGTTCGGATTCGGAACGGATCAGCGGAGCAGTGTCGTGAGATAGGTATGACCACCATGTCTGACGACACCACCATCGGCTCCAGTGACGACTACGACCCTCGCCAGAACGTGCTCCTGGACTTCGATGACGCCCTCGCTAGTCCAGACCGTTATCCGCGCATGTGGAACATGTCGGCTGGGATGGCCTTCTTCCAGGCGGTGATACGCCCGGATACGCCGGATCGCCCGGAATACGTCAGCGTCCCCATGCCGAGCAGCACCACCGACCTCGAAACCCGTGGGGCCAGGATCTTCGCGGTGGCTAGGTGGAATGCGTTGTGGGAGGCCGCCCAGTTCCGGCGCCGCTTCTTTCACGACGACACCGACGCTGCCCCTGACGGCCTCGCGACGTTACCTCCGGACCTGGCGCGCATCGCCGATCTCGGTGACAACAACATCGTGTTCATCCCCCGCACGCAAACTCGCTACTACGACTACGCACCCCTGTTTCACCTGCTCCCCCGCGCCACGTTGGACCGGTTCGGCCTGCCGATGCTCACTGCTGGTCAATGGCCGTTCTGGACAGAGCTGACCAACCCGGACCCCTACCTGCCCGTCGACTTCAGCCAGCGGCTATCGCGGGCCTGGGGGGCCACGATCTGGCGTCACCTCATGCCCGGATCACCGCAGATCGCCTTCACCAAGAACGACCCGATCCGCATCCTGGCGCACAACCTCGACTTCTGGGTTCCCGCGGTCACCGAGGCCATGGAAGACGAGATGCGGACCTGGCCGATCGTCGACACCGATGGCCCTACTGGCCCGGTACGGCTGAGCAACGGCGAGATCCTCGAAGGCGTCACCGCCGGCGGCCCCCGCGTGGGTTCTGACCTGTGGGCCGGGGAACAGGAAGCCGCCGAGTTCGTCGAGCGCACCATCGCCGCCGCCGACAAAACCGGCCGGCTCCGCGACATTCTCGACGCCGTGCGCTCCCACCGGGTCCACGACGACTTCTCCGACCGGTGGTCACACGCCAAGGAGGACTTCGATCGCACCCTCAACCACAAGCGCTCCAAGGTCACCGTCACCTTCGTCGAACTCGATGACACAACACCGGTTCACGGGCCTGAGACCGAAGTCATCGGCCAGCTCGCCTGCAGCGACTTCCTGACCCTGCTCAACCCCCGCGACCGCGAAGTCGTGGTCGTCCTGCGCAGCGGAGTTACCTCCCTCACCGACGTAGGCAAGATCCTCGGCTACAGCAGCCACAGCGCCGTATCGAAGCGGCTCGCACGCATTCGCGACCAGGCGGCACGCTTCTTCGACCAGAACTGACCCCGAAACGAGGAAGTGGGCAATCACCCCGCCACGCCATCATCAAGGACCCCACGTCGTGATGATGAAGAGCGAGAACATCCGGCAAGTGGCTCCGGTGATTCGACATGTACTTCGACATGTACTCCGACAGGTATTAGATGATCTTTTATAGCTCCTTCTGTCGCGGCAAGTATCAGTGTCCCCTCCAGGAGTTTGACCCGCAGTGACCTGGCATCATGAGTCCATGAATCACGCACCTATCCCCGGCCAGCAGGCCGCCATTGAGGCGCTGCTGAAGGCCTCCGCCCGCACCTCGCAGCGGGTCAACATTCGGAACAGCTTCGTCCAAGGGGGTGATCAAAAGCATCCCGTCCCCGGCCCGCTCCATAAGATGGTTCGCGCACAGGACGACCGCGCGCTGGACCTGTTCCTGCTGCACCGCGCCCT
Above is a window of Mycolicibacterium aromaticivorans JS19b1 = JCM 16368 DNA encoding:
- a CDS encoding IS256 family transposase; its protein translation is MTTLDDVAKKKAAEQSEGQKAAVELVRLAQEQGLSLTGPDGLLKQLTKTVLETALNEEMTEHLGYEKHDPPETGSGNIRNGTRTKTVLTDTTGPVELDVPRDRASTFEPQIVKKRQRRLNGVDEVVLSLYAKGLTTGEISAHFAEIYGASVSKETISRITDKVLEEMNDWSVRPLDETYAAIFIDAIVVKVRDGQVANRPFYAAIGVTLAGERDILGLWAGTGGEGAKFWMSVLTDLRNRGIKDTFFVVCDGLKGLPEVVGNVWPQAIVQTCIIHLLRNTFRLTSRKYWDEIKGDVKPIYTAVNATAARAAFDELAEKWGQRYPAVIRLWDNAWAEFIPFLDYDVEIRRVICSTNAIESLNARYRRAIKARGHFPSEQAALKCLYLVTRSLDPTGVGRARWTMRWKPALNAFAITFADRFPAAETY
- the mobF gene encoding MobF family relaxase, with protein sequence MLTVAKLSLWSVNYYNDTARAVGDALKDRQRANGGLAEYYAERDTRTPVWTCAGDARVVADLVGLTKGERGGGDADPDVVARWLDEGVAPSGECGRAHGKHGVHGFDLTFCAPKSVSLVRVFGDDVVDKAVSAAHQTAIGEALEYLAAHAGYTRVHNSVTGEKDLQKLPGLVAAAYQHETSRAGDPHLHTHVLVPNRQARADGRLVSIDGTSLFHEARAAGIIYQATLRYELHRLTGIEWGPVDARTGMAEIAGIDPKTIAAWSQRSTQLREWAASNLTLVDDAKGLSQAQLAAAQKATRPRKPESLSWAELRAQWRADTRGLAVSRAAQREARAAREQAARTAAARAARRGGVAVDRRAVAAMAAHADKAGLTRADLVEVIGAQLPLLVEDSAGAAGAATSGAGMPRQLIETAVDAVGMRLSGPRLAHHREGTERFTVDAILAEERRVFDLVDTTAMQAMAWVRPEHTAAALGLSDQQHQVVTAIASTPQLVVPLSAPAGAGKTTSMRALRTIVERRQTARMIVIAPTGKAVDVAVAEGVATEGYTMHSALARVADGRLQFGPFDVVVVDEAGMVGTDHWRQLLTATTTAGTKTVLVGDAHQLEPVKARGGMFAQLCDELPWAQRLSEVWRLRDPAERAASLAVRDGGPAPVRRAVDWYRDHQRLACGDQLTMAADALAAHQADLAAGKDALLLADTVEMTDALNRRVHDQTVAERTAAGRDITTVTGARDHHISTGDVVLTRRNDPTITVYQPHDRTQTLNGAPVRNGQRWRVVKVDDTAEHPRIAARRLGDGAWAVFSDDYLREQVQLGHAVTVHAAQGVTADTTHSVLADTASRNLAYVALTRGRASNHAYLYQRDPADTHHIHNQAGVEGVHLARRGTPTQAARALRQVIGRDEAARTAHQIAAGTPTQHLPELVASLVAEHRHAVTRRRSTYQKTQRTQRDRELDRHLGLDRSRSRSREQDSGYDLSL
- a CDS encoding rep protein, whose protein sequence is MGAAIAPTPHVVRALAKERRRGWVERAGACAPRAPMWTSRSGWLEGLRRWAQSPALGQLCAEQRVSITAATLVSIAAVMAEHADHATGRHVAVTRATIASRVGCDVRTVTAAWRVLRASQWAVEAQRGHGSPGTPSVGRRPSVYHLVSRRIPPPVAAARQPWRSGIGGDDFHLPPSGGVGCSSPVGRNSPSGRAGAPADEDSGKRFKTRAVRPPRRAAARPLATQQLAAALVAGTHGLDHAHIGTICDAITVAGIDPQGWTARAITDALNADMRTRGWSWPDHITNPGAFLSSRLRRLDWSAPPAVQHPTLQTAGGRIDTAPAPPVLTDAARAARITAAQEQIRHILSRRAHRTPSDTPDAPRTVAVTAPASPGLQGDVAGRPGEVDADAFTLGRRALDEPAHHPLRPVATTGP